TCACGCACAACCACCTCGACCATTTTGACCCAATAACTTTGCCTGAAATTCATGCTTTTTATCCTACCATACCCATAATAGGCCCTGAAAGTGTGATGAAAAAGGCGAATGAAATGGGTTTTACCCCCTCAGTATTGAAGCACATTGAAAAGGGTAAAACGATAGAAATCGGCAATTTTAAGATAACAGCAACAGCAGCTTATCACAGCGACCCTTTTTCAGTTGGCTGTTTGATTGAGGTAGGTGATAAAACGATGTATTACAGCGGCGATACACTTTTAACGGAGACCCTTCTTGATGACATACTATCTCTTAAAAATCGCCCGATAGACATCGTTTTTATCGTCATAAATGGGCGATTGGGGAATATGAATGTAAAGGAAGCCATCAAATTGACTTCACAATTAAACCCAAAATTAGCTATTCCGATGCACTACGGAATGTTCGCAGAAAATACCGAAAACCCCTCAATTTTTATCAACGGCTGTGAAGAGAGGAGTATAAAATCAATTGAATTAAAACTTGGAAAAGAAACCGAATTATGAAAATAACAGGAATAGAGACCTACATATGTCATGCCTACCGTACCAACTGGGTATTTGTCAAAGTGCTGACCGATGTTGATGGCTTACATGGGGTTGGCGAGGCTACCTTGGAATACAAAGAACACACCGTAGCCCAAGCCTGTAAAGAATTGGAACGAGCACTTATAGGCAAAGACCCGCATCGGATTGAAGAAATATGGCACAGTGCTTACCGTGATGCCTATTGGCGTGGCGGTCCGGTATTGATGTCGGCACTTTCAGCAATTGAAATGGCTCTTTGGGACATAAAAGGCAAAGATTTGGGTGTTCCTGTTTATCAGTTACTGGGCGGTAAGGTACGAGAAAGCATACCCTGTTACGCCAATGGTTGGTTTGCTCCAGCCAAAACCCCTGCTGAATTTGCTGACAAAGCCAAGCAAGCCGTAGCGCAAGGTTTTAAAGCTCTAAAATG
Above is a window of Runella slithyformis DSM 19594 DNA encoding:
- a CDS encoding MBL fold metallo-hydrolase, producing MKKDSVKTIWLGQSGFLFENKGERLLIDPFFSDIVEQKQGLKRLMQAPMPIEKLDPSVIFITHNHLDHFDPITLPEIHAFYPTIPIIGPESVMKKANEMGFTPSVLKHIEKGKTIEIGNFKITATAAYHSDPFSVGCLIEVGDKTMYYSGDTLLTETLLDDILSLKNRPIDIVFIVINGRLGNMNVKEAIKLTSQLNPKLAIPMHYGMFAENTENPSIFINGCEERSIKSIELKLGKETEL